In Gemmatimonadales bacterium, the DNA window TGTCCAGCAGCTCGCTCTCGGCCGCCGTCCGGGCCGAGTCGCGCACCCGCTCGGGCAGCGTCTGGCGGATCTCGCGGAGCGTGAGCCCCGCGAGCCGGTCGTTCATCGTGGCGGCGATGTTCACCACCGCCTGGGCCGGCAGCGTGGAGGGCACCTGCACGAAGATCGTGCGAGCCACGCCGCTCTTGAGCGTGAGCACCAGCAGCAGCCGGTCGGCGGCGACGGCCAGGAGCTCGAGCCGCTCGAGCACCACCGCATCCAGCGAGGGCGCGACCGCCACGCCCAGCTCCTGGGTGAGCACGCTCAACACCTGCGCCGCCCGGTGAATGATCGCCGAGATGGCCGACCCGTCGGCGATCAGGTCCACGCGCAGCCGCCGCTCCTGCTCCGTCGAGAGCGCGGGGGACCGCATCAGGGAATCCACGTACAGCCGGTACGCCCGGTCGGTGGGCACCCGCCCCGCCGACGTATGCGGGTGGAACAGGTATCCCTTTTCCTCGAGGTCGCTCATCGCGTTGCGAACGGTGGCCGGCGACACGCCGAGCCCGAACCGGCGGGCGACCGTGCGGCTGCCCACCGGCTCGGCGGTCTCGACGTAGCTCTGGACGATCGCTTCCAGAACCCGGCGCTCCCGCTCGCTCAGGGAATCCATCGCTGGAGTCAACGTTATGTCCCGCAGCAACTTAAATGGTTGCCACCAACTCGTCTAGCCGCAACCATCCCTGGGGCGTGAGACGGAGGCGCTCCGTGGCGCCGTTGGCCCGCTCCTCCGCCACGACCGCCCAGCCGGCGGCCGTCCAGCGGCCGATGGCCTGGCGGAACGCCGCCGCCACGGGCTCCTCCAGCACGATGCCCTCGACGGTGCGGAGCCCGAGGTAGATCCGTTCCAGCCGCCGCTGCTGGTCGCCGAGAATCTCGCGGCCCGCGACCGGCGCGCGGCCCTGGGCCAGCAGCCGGAGCCAGCGCGCGTACGCCGGCTCGTTCCACCACCGCGACACGCCGTCGAAGCTGTGCGCCGACGGCCCTGCGCCGAGGTACGGCGCCAGCGTCCAGTAGGCGCGGTTGTGCACGGCCTCCCGGCCGGCGCGGGCGGCGTTCGAGACCTCGTAGAAGGCGAAGCCCGCCTCGGCCAGCCGCCGGTGCGCGTGGAGATACTCGTCCGCGTAGCGCTGCTCGGAGCACGGCGCGAGCTCGCCGCGCTCCTGCCGGCGGAACAGCGCCGTGCCCGGCTCGACCGTCAGCCCGTAGAGCGAGACGTGGTCCGGCTCCAGGCGGATCGCCGCGTCGAGGTCGCGCCTCCAGTCGCGCCGCAGCTCCTCGGGGAGCGCGAAGATCAGGTCGAGCGAGACGTTCCCGATGCCGCCCCGCCGCGCCGCGCGCACGGCCTCCCCGATCCGCTCCGCGCGGTGGGTCCGGTGCATCCACGCCAGCACCGCGTCGTCGAACGACTGGGCGCCGAGGGAGAGGCGGTTGACGCCGGCCCGCGTCCAGCCGCGCACCGCCTCCGGCGTGACGTCCTCGGGGTTGGCCTCGATGGTGAACTCGGCCGGCGCGCCCTTCAGGCCGAGCAGCGCCGCCAGGCGGGCGACGCCCTCGGCGCCGAGCGAGGACGGCGTCCCCCCGCCGAGGTAGACCGTGGCGGGGTCCGCGGGCGGGCCGAGGCGCCCCAGCTCCAGCTCGAGCGCCCCCAGGAACGCGGCGACCGGCGGCTCGCGCCTGACGGCGATGCTGAAGTCGCAGTAGGTGCAGCGCCGCGCGCAGAAGGGAACGTGGACGTAGACGTGCGCCGGCGGAGGCGGCTCCGACGTCGTCATCGTCCGGCGCGCCGCCCGCACCCGGGCGGCGTCACCCCGAGGCCACCGCGCGCGTTCACGACGCCAGCACGAAGTGCTTCCCCGGCAGCTGCACCGCGAGCCCCTTGATCTCCAGCGACGAGAGGGCCGCGAGGAGCCGGCCCGGCGCGAGCGCCGTGCGCGCCGCGATCGCATCCACGTGCAGCGGCTCCTGGGTGAGCACGTCGAACACCGACGCCTCCGCACCCAGCAGCTCGGCGGAGGTGCCGAGCAGGGCGTCGAGCTGCGCGGCGGCGGCGCGCCGCTCGCCCTCCTCCACGCCCTCCCAGGTGACGCCGAACTGGTCCAGCAGGCTCTGGGGACCGAGGTACGGCGTGGCGCCCTCGCTGATCAGCTGGTTCGGGTTCTGGGCCACCTCGTCCTCGATGCGGCCGGGCACGGCGAGGACGGGCTTGCCGCACTTCAGCATCCACTCGGCCGTGTTGCTGGTCCCGCCCTTCACCCGGCCCTCGACGACCAGCAGGCAGGCGGCGAGGCCGGCGATGATGCGGTTGCGCTGCGGGAACGAGCCCTGGTGCGGCGCGGTGCCCGGCTGCTGCTCGCTCACCAGGAGCCCCGCGCCCCGCACATCGGCGTAGAGGTCGCAGTTGCTGCGCGGATAGGGAACGTCCACGCCGCTCCCCAGCACGGCGATGGTCTTGCCGCCGGCGTCGAGCGCCCCGCGGTGGGCGCGCGTGTCGAGCCCCCGCGCCATGCCGCTCACCACCACCAGGCCGGCGCGCGCGGCCGCCTGCGCCGCCTGGTACGCCACCCGGGCGCCGTAGGTCGTGGGCGTGCGGCTCCCGACGATCGCCACCAGCGGCCGCGCGAGCAGCGAGAGGTCCCCGAGCGCGTACAGCGCGTCGGGCGGCTCCCGCAGCACCAGCAGCGACTTGGGGAAGAGCGGATCGTCCCGGGTGAGCCGGAGGATCGCGGAGCCGGCCACCGCGGCCGTCACGTCGCCGCCTCGACCTCCTGCCGCTCGCGGGCCAGCCTCTGCCACAGCGCTTCGAGCAGCTCGTCCAGGCCGCGGTGCGAGACGGAGGAGATCACGAACTGCGCGAACGCCGCCGGCGTCGCGGGCAGCCCGAGGGCGCCGGCGTCCGCCACCAGGTCGCTCTTGGTCCAGGCCACGCAGTGCGGCTTCGCCGCCAGGGCCGGCGACCACCGCTCCAGCTCGCCCCGCACCATGGCGTAGGACGCGCCCGGATCGGGCGCGTCGAGCGGGATCATGCAGACCAGCACGCGGGTGCGCTCGACGTGGCGCAGGAACTTCAGGCCGAGCCCCTTCCCCTGGTGCGCCCCCTCGATGATCCCCGGCAGGTCGGCCACCACGAAGCTGCGGTGATCGCTCAGCTGGACGACCCCGAGGTTGGGCTCGAGCGTCGTGAACGGATAGTCGGCGATCTTCGGCCGGGCCGCCGTGACGGCCGCGAGCAGCGTGCTCTTGCCCGCGTTCGGCTCGCCCAGGAGGCCCACGTCGGCGATCAGCTTGAGCGTGAGCCGGATGGTCCGCCGCTCTCCGTCCTCGCCGGGCTGGTAGTGATGCGGCGCCTGACGGGTCGGCGTCGCGAAGTGCGCGTTGCCGAGGCCGCCCCGTCCGCCCTGCGCCACCACGAAGGAGTCGCCCGGGCGCACGACCTCGCCCAGCAGCGCGCCCGTGGCGGCGTCGCGCACCTCGGTGCCGAGCGGCACCGGCAGCGCGAGGTCGGCGGCCGAGCGCCCGCTCTGCTGCGACGGGCCGCCGTGCTGGCCGGACTCCGCCACCCAGCGCGTATGGTAGGTGTAGTCGAGCAGGGTCCAGAGCTGCGGATCGGCGACCACGTGCACGCTGCCCCCGCGCCCGCCGTCGCCGCCCGAGGGGCCGCCCTTCGGCACGCGGCTCTCCCGCCGGAACGCGGCCATCCCGGAGCCGCCGTCGCCGGCCACCACCTCGATGACCACCTCGTCGATGAACATGGCTCAGTCGTGCCGCCGCGTGTCCCGCAGCTCCCGCCACAGGTCCCGGGCCAAGGCGAGGACCTCCGGGAAGACGCCCGCCTCGCCCGCCAGCTCGAGCACCTCGTCCACCTCGGCCGCGGCGGCGCCCGCGTTGAGCGCGCCCCGCAAGTGCGAAACCAGCTGGCGCGGGACCTGTTGCGGGATCAGCATCGCGATCGAGCACAGCTCCCGGCGCCTCAGGTCCAGGCCGGGCCGGCCGAGCGTCTTGCCGTAGCCGTCCACGATCATCCACTGCTCGAGCGCCGGATGCAGGGCGCGCACGTTCACCCGCAGCTGATCGTAGTGCTTGCCGTACACCGCGCGACAGGTCGCCTCGCCGCGCTCCCGCCACTCGCGCCACCGCTCGTAGTCCGCCGGCTCCGCCCCCGCGGCGGCCGCAGGCACCAGCCGCCGGAACACGGCCAGCGCCACCAGCGCGCGCGGATAGCCGACGTAGAGCAGGCTGGAGATCAGCAGCTCGTCGAGCCACAGCGGCGGAGTGCCGGCGCGGCCGGCCTCCTCCAGCCACTCGCCGAGCCGCGCCTCGGAGGCGTGCGCCAGGCCGAGAGCGACCCGCACCAGGGCGCGCGTCGCGGGATCGAGCACGGCCGTCACGCTAGCTGGCCCGCCGCCGGGTCCGCGACCGTTTCGTTGCGGCACGGCACGAATGCCGGCCGGTGGGGCCGGATCTCCATCACTGCCCTCCCCGCTCGAGTGAGACGTGCGCCGCGAGGTGACCGACCTCCTCCCCCAACGTGTTCCTGTGCACCGGGGCGCGGAAGGACTCGGGGACGCGGACGACGCCCGGCGCGAGGGCATCGAGGATCGCGAGCAGCGCGAGGCGCGCGCTCTCGTCGTCGCCGTCCTCGACCTTCAGCGCCATGCCGAGCCTGGCCTCGGGGATCAACGCGCAGTACACGCCGCTCGCGCCGATCTTGGCGACGACGCGGCCGCCGGAGCCGGCCGCGACCTCGGTGCACAGGCGGCCGGTGCCGGCGACGAGGAAGGGGTCGGCGGTGATGGCGCGCACGACGCGGTCGGCGGCCTGAGAACGGGTGGGAGGCTGTGGGTGGTGGGTTGTGGGTGAGGCCGCGCCATCACCTACCACCCACGACCCACCAACCGTCGGCTCGGCGCGTGATCCGAGCCTGGCATACGCCAGCGCCATGTTCCGGAGCGGCAGCGCGAACGACACCACGCCGCACCCGTCCGTGCCCTGTCCCAGGCGCGGCTC includes these proteins:
- the dprA gene encoding DNA-processing protein DprA; protein product: MTAAVAGSAILRLTRDDPLFPKSLLVLREPPDALYALGDLSLLARPLVAIVGSRTPTTYGARVAYQAAQAAARAGLVVVSGMARGLDTRAHRGALDAGGKTIAVLGSGVDVPYPRSNCDLYADVRGAGLLVSEQQPGTAPHQGSFPQRNRIIAGLAACLLVVEGRVKGGTSNTAEWMLKCGKPVLAVPGRIEDEVAQNPNQLISEGATPYLGPQSLLDQFGVTWEGVEEGERRAAAAQLDALLGTSAELLGAEASVFDVLTQEPLHVDAIAARTALAPGRLLAALSSLEIKGLAVQLPGKHFVLAS
- the hrcA gene encoding heat-inducible transcriptional repressor HrcA → MDSLSERERRVLEAIVQSYVETAEPVGSRTVARRFGLGVSPATVRNAMSDLEEKGYLFHPHTSAGRVPTDRAYRLYVDSLMRSPALSTEQERRLRVDLIADGSAISAIIHRAAQVLSVLTQELGVAVAPSLDAVVLERLELLAVAADRLLLVLTLKSGVARTIFVQVPSTLPAQAVVNIAATMNDRLAGLTLREIRQTLPERVRDSARTAAESELLDIFVATGDQLFDLPVPTAEEVVLGRTSLLADQPEFATGPKMRELIELTEQRDVLRKALESRAHAVGLTVTIGGENESESLSRLTLITAPYRSGPLSGVIGVLGPTRMPYEKVVTLVEHTSKLVGDLLR
- a CDS encoding asparaginase, which codes for MTSTIDTVRGRTVESRHVVSAAVVDADGRLVARTGDPGLVTYWRSCAKLVQVLPLLTDGAADALGVGDAEVAVACASHNGEPRHVEVVEGLLRKAGCAEDDLACGPHPSLSPAVARAMAERGEKPRRIHSNCSGKHAGMLALARFHRWPTENYRRPEHAVQQRVLQEVVLWTGVPEPRLGQGTDGCGVVSFALPLRNMALAYARLGSRAEPTVGGSWVVGDGAASPTTHHPQPPTRSQAADRVVRAITADPFLVAGTGRLCTEVAAGSGGRVVAKIGASGVYCALIPEARLGMALKVEDGDDESARLALLAILDALAPGVVRVPESFRAPVHRNTLGEEVGHLAAHVSLERGGQ
- the hemW gene encoding radical SAM family heme chaperone HemW; protein product: MTTSEPPPPAHVYVHVPFCARRCTYCDFSIAVRREPPVAAFLGALELELGRLGPPADPATVYLGGGTPSSLGAEGVARLAALLGLKGAPAEFTIEANPEDVTPEAVRGWTRAGVNRLSLGAQSFDDAVLAWMHRTHRAERIGEAVRAARRGGIGNVSLDLIFALPEELRRDWRRDLDAAIRLEPDHVSLYGLTVEPGTALFRRQERGELAPCSEQRYADEYLHAHRRLAEAGFAFYEVSNAARAGREAVHNRAYWTLAPYLGAGPSAHSFDGVSRWWNEPAYARWLRLLAQGRAPVAGREILGDQQRRLERIYLGLRTVEGIVLEEPVAAAFRQAIGRWTAAGWAVVAEERANGATERLRLTPQGWLRLDELVATI
- the obgE gene encoding GTPase ObgE produces the protein MFIDEVVIEVVAGDGGSGMAAFRRESRVPKGGPSGGDGGRGGSVHVVADPQLWTLLDYTYHTRWVAESGQHGGPSQQSGRSAADLALPVPLGTEVRDAATGALLGEVVRPGDSFVVAQGGRGGLGNAHFATPTRQAPHHYQPGEDGERRTIRLTLKLIADVGLLGEPNAGKSTLLAAVTAARPKIADYPFTTLEPNLGVVQLSDHRSFVVADLPGIIEGAHQGKGLGLKFLRHVERTRVLVCMIPLDAPDPGASYAMVRGELERWSPALAAKPHCVAWTKSDLVADAGALGLPATPAAFAQFVISSVSHRGLDELLEALWQRLARERQEVEAAT
- a CDS encoding carboxymuconolactone decarboxylase family protein; this encodes MTAVLDPATRALVRVALGLAHASEARLGEWLEEAGRAGTPPLWLDELLISSLLYVGYPRALVALAVFRRLVPAAAAGAEPADYERWREWRERGEATCRAVYGKHYDQLRVNVRALHPALEQWMIVDGYGKTLGRPGLDLRRRELCSIAMLIPQQVPRQLVSHLRGALNAGAAAAEVDEVLELAGEAGVFPEVLALARDLWRELRDTRRHD